In Ahaetulla prasina isolate Xishuangbanna chromosome 6, ASM2864084v1, whole genome shotgun sequence, a single window of DNA contains:
- the ADRA2A gene encoding alpha-2A adrenergic receptor: MLKLKSPYPEQGGFASLAHLPSFQLEHSYPQHMDGNGSLNGSEGGQKEGLPYPLPTTLALIFLATLLMIVTIFGNVLVIIAVFTSRMLKAPQNLFLVSLASADILVATLVIPFSLANEVMAQWYFGKVWCEIYLALDVLFCTSSIVHLCAISLDRYWSITQAIEYNLKRTPRRIKSIIFLVWVISAVISFPPLISIMKQGEPESQLHEQTELKPENKLLSCSINKETWYIICSSIGSFFAPCLIMILVYIRIYQIAKRRSRVPLNKQGETVESRQNGLDNKDDTPAITKLNGGKTALAGGNQESEANGIDLEDTSSSEHNGTPQPRKAERLPRSKGKTKLCQIKPGDHLPNQVEEDRNAKASRWRGRQNREKRFTFVLAVVIGVFVVCWFPFFFTYTLTAVCRRCNVPDTLFKFFFWFGYCNSSLNPVIYTIFNHDFRRSFKKILCRINRKRIG; the protein is encoded by the coding sequence ATGTTGAAGCTGAAGAGCCCGTACCCAGAGCAAGGGGGATTCGCTTCCCTGGCCCACCTACCCTCTTTCCAGCTGGAGCACAGCTACCCACAGCACATGGATGGCAATGGGAGCTTGAATGGAAGTGAGGGCGGGCAGAAAGAGGGCCTTCCTTACCCCTTGCCCACTACCTTAGCCCTCATCTTCCTGGCCACGCTGCTCATGATCGTCACCATCTTTGGCAACGTATTAGTCATCATTGCTGTCTTCACCAGCCGGATGCTGAAGGCCCCTCAGAACCTCTTTTTGGTTTCCTTGGCCTCAGCAGACATCCTGGTGGCCACCTTGGTCATTCCCTTTTCTCTTGCCAATGAGGTGATGGCCCAGTGGTATTTTGGCAAGGTGTGGTGCGAGATCTACCTGGCTTTGGATGTACTCTTCTGCACCTCTTCCATTGTGCATCTCTGTGCCATCAGCTTGGATCGCTACTGGTCCATTACACAGGCCATTGAGTACAACCTCAAGCGCACACCACGCCGTATCAAAAGTATCATCTTCCTGGTTTGGGTCATCTCCGCGGTCATCTCTTTCCCACCACTTATCTCCATTATGAAACAGGGTGAGCCTGAGAGTCAGCTCCACGAACAAACAGAATTGAAACCTGAGAACAAATTGCTCAGCTGCAGTATCAACAAGGAGACCTGGTACATCATCTGTTCCAGCATAGGCTCCTTCTTTGCTCCTTGCCTTATCATGATCCTGGTCTATATCCGTATCTACCAGATTGCAAAAAGGAGGTCTCGAGTTCCTCTCAACAAGCAAGGGGAGACTGTAGAGAGCAGACAGAATGGGTTAGATAACAAAGACGATACGCCTGCGATAACCAAgctcaatggagggaagacagCATTGGCAGGAGGAAACCAGGAATCAGAAGCCAATGGTATAGACCTGGAGGACACATCATCTTCAGAGCACAATGGCACTCCTCAGCCTAGGAAAGCAGAAAGGCTTCCCAGAAGTAAGGGCAAAACCAAACTCTGCCAGATTAAGCCTGGGGACCATTTGCCTAATCAAGTAGAAGAGGATAGGAATGCCAAAGCTTCACGATGGAGGGGGAGACAGAACCGAGAAAAGCGCTTCACCTTCGTACTTGCAGTAGTGATTGGAGTTTTCGTTGTCTGCTGGTTTCCTTTCTTCTTCACTTACACATTGACTGCTGTTTGTAGGAGATGCAATGTTCCCGATACCCTCTTCAAATTCTTCTTCTGGTTTGGTTATTGCAATAGTTCCCTGAATCCTGTCATCTATACTATCTTCAACCATGACTTTAGGAggtcctttaaaaaaattctctgcaGAATAAACCGGAAAAGAATTGGGTGA